A genomic window from Megalobrama amblycephala isolate DHTTF-2021 linkage group LG2, ASM1881202v1, whole genome shotgun sequence includes:
- the lyrm7 gene encoding complex III assembly factor LYRM7, translating to MCAVIEKTFSEEQDSCMMGTRLKVLRVFKDLHKTRRDVFKDDGRALTAARLKINEEFKKNKNETSEENIKEMLKMARSVETILRESVIQVEHVEENKILLRPRKSLLLENVPYCDSPREKT from the exons ATGTGCGCCGTAatagaaaaaacattttcagaagaACAAGACTCTTGCATGATGGGGACACGCTTGAAG GTGCTGCGGGTGTTCAAAGATCTGCACAAGACAAGAAGAGATGTTTTTAAAGATGATGGCAGAGCTCTGACAG CTGCCAGGTTAAAAATCAATGAAGAATTCAAAAAGAACAAGAATGAAACCTCAGAAGAAAATATTAAAGAG ATGCTTAAAATGGCCCGATCAGTTGAGACCATCCTTCGTGAAAGTGTGATACAGGTTGAGCATGTGgaggaaaataaaatct TGTTGCGGCCCCGCAAAAGTCTCCTGCTGGAAAATGTGCCATACTGTGATTCACCCAGGGAAAAGACATGA
- the mat2al gene encoding methionine adenosyltransferase II, alpha-like isoform X1, giving the protein MNPFGSKKSGKTFLFTSESVGEGHSDKMCDQISDAVLDAYLTQDPDSKVACECVSKTGMILLCGEVTSKAVVDLQKVVRDTVKNIGYDDSSKGFDYKTCNVLVSLQPQCAEISDCVFEGRDMEDIGAGDQGLMFGYATDETEECMPLTILLAHKLNSKMKELSKTGVCPWILPDSKTQVTVEYRDNMGAMEPVRVHTLVISVQHSPDITLEDIRHNLMEKVVKTVIPAKYLDDKTIYHLLPSGKFLLGGPQGDAGLTGRKIIVDTYGGWGGHGGGAFSGKDYSKVDRSGAYAARWVAKSLVKAKLCRRVLVQISYAIGISHPLSVSVFHYGTSTRDEDELLEIVKKNFDLRPGVIVKELDLKKPIYQKTACYGHFGREEFPWEKPKKLIF; this is encoded by the exons ATGAATCCTTTTGGTAGTAAGAAATCAGGAAAAACTTTCCTTTTCACATCTGAGTCTGTAGGAGAAGGACATTCTG ATAAAATGTGTGACCAGATTAGTGATGCTGTTCTGGACGCTTACCTGACACAGGACCCGGACTCCAAAGTGGCCTGTG AGTGTGTGTCCAAGACTGGTATGATCCTCCTGTGTGGTGAAGTGACTTCAAAGGCTGTTGTGGATCTTCAGAAAGTGGTTAGAGACACTGTCAAGAATATCGGATATGACGACTCATCTAAGG GTTTTGACTATAAGACGTGCAATGTGCTGGTGTCACTGCAGCCTCAGTGTGCTGAAATCAGTGACTGTGTGTTTGAAGGCCGAGACATGGAGGACATCGGCGCTGGTGATCAG GGTTTAATGTTTGGCTATGCCACTGATGAAACAGAGGAGTGTATGCCACTCACCATCCTACTAGCTCACAAACTCAACTCCAAAATGAAGGAACTTTCAAAGACCGGAGTTTGTCCATGGATTCTTCCAGATTCAAAAACACAG GTGACCGTGGAGTATCGTGACAATATGGGTGCCATGGAGCCTGTTCGTGTTCATACCTTGGTCATCTCAGTTCAGCACAGTCCTGACATCACGCTGGAAGATATTCGTCACAATCTGATGGAGAAAGTTGTAAAGACGGTCATCCCTGCTAAATATCTGGATGACAAGACAATTTATCACCTGCTGCCTAGTGGGAAGTTCCTTTTAGGTGGTCCACAA GGAGATGCTGGTCTCACTGGCAGAAAGATCATTGTGGACACCTATGGTGGATGGGGTGGCCATGGCGGTGGAGCCTTCTCTGGTAAAGATTACTCCAAAGTAGATCGATCGGGTGCTTATGCTGCCCGGTGGGTGGCCAAGTCACTCGTCAAAGCCAAACTGTGTCGGAGAGTTCTGGTTCAG ATCTCGTATGCTATTGGCATTAGTCACCCTTTGTCGGTGTCTGTCTTTCATTACGGCACATCAACGAGAGATGAGGACGAGCTTTTAGAGATCGTTAAgaaaaactttgacctgaggccAGGGGTCATTGTCAA GGAGCTTGATCTGAAGAAACCGATCTACCAGAAAACAGCCTGCTATGGACACTTTGGACGAGAGGAATTTCCTTGGGAAAAGCCGAAGAAACTCATCTTCTGA
- the mat2al gene encoding methionine adenosyltransferase II, alpha-like isoform X3: MILLCGEVTSKAVVDLQKVVRDTVKNIGYDDSSKGFDYKTCNVLVSLQPQCAEISDCVFEGRDMEDIGAGDQGLMFGYATDETEECMPLTILLAHKLNSKMKELSKTGVCPWILPDSKTQVTVEYRDNMGAMEPVRVHTLVISVQHSPDITLEDIRHNLMEKVVKTVIPAKYLDDKTIYHLLPSGKFLLGGPQGDAGLTGRKIIVDTYGGWGGHGGGAFSGKDYSKVDRSGAYAARWVAKSLVKAKLCRRVLVQISYAIGISHPLSVSVFHYGTSTRDEDELLEIVKKNFDLRPGVIVKELDLKKPIYQKTACYGHFGREEFPWEKPKKLIF; the protein is encoded by the exons ATGATCCTCCTGTGTGGTGAAGTGACTTCAAAGGCTGTTGTGGATCTTCAGAAAGTGGTTAGAGACACTGTCAAGAATATCGGATATGACGACTCATCTAAGG GTTTTGACTATAAGACGTGCAATGTGCTGGTGTCACTGCAGCCTCAGTGTGCTGAAATCAGTGACTGTGTGTTTGAAGGCCGAGACATGGAGGACATCGGCGCTGGTGATCAG GGTTTAATGTTTGGCTATGCCACTGATGAAACAGAGGAGTGTATGCCACTCACCATCCTACTAGCTCACAAACTCAACTCCAAAATGAAGGAACTTTCAAAGACCGGAGTTTGTCCATGGATTCTTCCAGATTCAAAAACACAG GTGACCGTGGAGTATCGTGACAATATGGGTGCCATGGAGCCTGTTCGTGTTCATACCTTGGTCATCTCAGTTCAGCACAGTCCTGACATCACGCTGGAAGATATTCGTCACAATCTGATGGAGAAAGTTGTAAAGACGGTCATCCCTGCTAAATATCTGGATGACAAGACAATTTATCACCTGCTGCCTAGTGGGAAGTTCCTTTTAGGTGGTCCACAA GGAGATGCTGGTCTCACTGGCAGAAAGATCATTGTGGACACCTATGGTGGATGGGGTGGCCATGGCGGTGGAGCCTTCTCTGGTAAAGATTACTCCAAAGTAGATCGATCGGGTGCTTATGCTGCCCGGTGGGTGGCCAAGTCACTCGTCAAAGCCAAACTGTGTCGGAGAGTTCTGGTTCAG ATCTCGTATGCTATTGGCATTAGTCACCCTTTGTCGGTGTCTGTCTTTCATTACGGCACATCAACGAGAGATGAGGACGAGCTTTTAGAGATCGTTAAgaaaaactttgacctgaggccAGGGGTCATTGTCAA GGAGCTTGATCTGAAGAAACCGATCTACCAGAAAACAGCCTGCTATGGACACTTTGGACGAGAGGAATTTCCTTGGGAAAAGCCGAAGAAACTCATCTTCTGA
- the mat2al gene encoding methionine adenosyltransferase II, alpha-like isoform X2, with protein MNPFGSKKSGKTFLFTSESVGEGHSDKMCDQISDAVLDAYLTQDPDSKVACECVSKTGMILLCGEVTSKAVVDLQKVVRDTVKNIGYDDSSKGFDYKTCNVLVSLQPQCAEISDCVFEGRDMEDIGAGDQGLMFGYATDETEECMPLTILLAHKLNSKMKELSKTGVCPWILPDSKTQVTVEYRDNMGAMEPVRVHTLVISVQHSPDITLEDIRHNLMEKVVKTVIPAKYLDDKTIYHLLPSGKFLLGGPQGDAGLTGRKIIVDTYGGWGGHGGGAFSGKDYSKVDRSGAYAARWVAKSLVKAKLCRRVLVQISYAIGISHPLSVSVFHYGTSTRDEDELLEIVKKNFDLRPGVIVK; from the exons ATGAATCCTTTTGGTAGTAAGAAATCAGGAAAAACTTTCCTTTTCACATCTGAGTCTGTAGGAGAAGGACATTCTG ATAAAATGTGTGACCAGATTAGTGATGCTGTTCTGGACGCTTACCTGACACAGGACCCGGACTCCAAAGTGGCCTGTG AGTGTGTGTCCAAGACTGGTATGATCCTCCTGTGTGGTGAAGTGACTTCAAAGGCTGTTGTGGATCTTCAGAAAGTGGTTAGAGACACTGTCAAGAATATCGGATATGACGACTCATCTAAGG GTTTTGACTATAAGACGTGCAATGTGCTGGTGTCACTGCAGCCTCAGTGTGCTGAAATCAGTGACTGTGTGTTTGAAGGCCGAGACATGGAGGACATCGGCGCTGGTGATCAG GGTTTAATGTTTGGCTATGCCACTGATGAAACAGAGGAGTGTATGCCACTCACCATCCTACTAGCTCACAAACTCAACTCCAAAATGAAGGAACTTTCAAAGACCGGAGTTTGTCCATGGATTCTTCCAGATTCAAAAACACAG GTGACCGTGGAGTATCGTGACAATATGGGTGCCATGGAGCCTGTTCGTGTTCATACCTTGGTCATCTCAGTTCAGCACAGTCCTGACATCACGCTGGAAGATATTCGTCACAATCTGATGGAGAAAGTTGTAAAGACGGTCATCCCTGCTAAATATCTGGATGACAAGACAATTTATCACCTGCTGCCTAGTGGGAAGTTCCTTTTAGGTGGTCCACAA GGAGATGCTGGTCTCACTGGCAGAAAGATCATTGTGGACACCTATGGTGGATGGGGTGGCCATGGCGGTGGAGCCTTCTCTGGTAAAGATTACTCCAAAGTAGATCGATCGGGTGCTTATGCTGCCCGGTGGGTGGCCAAGTCACTCGTCAAAGCCAAACTGTGTCGGAGAGTTCTGGTTCAG ATCTCGTATGCTATTGGCATTAGTCACCCTTTGTCGGTGTCTGTCTTTCATTACGGCACATCAACGAGAGATGAGGACGAGCTTTTAGAGATCGTTAAgaaaaactttgacctgaggccAGGGGTCATTGTCAAGTAA
- the si:ch73-234b20.5 gene encoding vesicle-associated membrane protein 8, which produces MADYNTEPSAPSKLSEVQDQVNDVKVILKDNINKVLERGERLDDLIGKTDDLQATADSFQKTSTRVARKMWWRNTKMMIIIGVVVLAIIVLIILLATNVIPT; this is translated from the exons ATG GCTGACTACAACACCGAACCATCAGCACCTAGCAAACTCAGTGAAGTTCAGGATCAAGTCAATGATGTTAAAGTGATTCTCAAAGACAACATCAACAAAGTTCTGGAGAGAGGAGAGAGGTTAGACGACCTGATCGGCAAAACAGATGATCTACAAGCTACG GCTGACTCATTTCAAAAGACGTCCACGCGTGTTGCCAGAAAGATGTGGTGGAGAAACACCAAGATGATGATTATAATTGGTGTGGTAGTGCTTGCCATCATCGTGTTGATCATTTTGTTAGCTACGAATGTGATTCCCACATAA